One Punica granatum isolate Tunisia-2019 chromosome 3, ASM765513v2, whole genome shotgun sequence genomic window carries:
- the LOC116200604 gene encoding CLAVATA3/ESR (CLE)-related protein 10-like, which yields MKKNRPSPPPPLAARRPFLILAVLLLLVSASSCTRHALPYRHSHSSCDSLVQQQPRSLCFHIQSIHRHRPLLPLPPPPPPDNEIDPRYGVEKRLVPSGPNPLHN from the coding sequence ATGAAGAAGAATAGGCCATCTCCCCCGCCGCCCCTCGCTGCAAGAAGGCCCTTCTTGATCTTGGccgtcctcctcctcctcgtctcTGCCTCTTCCTGCACCCGTCACGCCCTCCCCTATCGCCACTCCCACAGTTCTTGCGATTCTTTGGTCCAACAACAGCCCCGCTCTCTGTGCTTCCACATCCAGAGCATCCACCGCCACCGGCCTCTCCTGCCTTTGCCACCGCCTCCACCACCAGACAACGAGATCGATCCGAGGTACGGAGTCGAGAAGAGACTCGTCCCCTCAGGGCCCAACCCCCTTCACAACTGA